The region TCCCGCAATGAGTGCTTCCCGCTCCAGGTCCGGCCGGTGTCAGTGAGGTACCGGAGGTTCTTCCCGGCCATCGAGAGGTAGGCCTCCCCCTCGATCCCAAAGTCCCGGAAGTCGTATCCCTTCCAGAGGTCGCGGTTGTCGTAGCGGGAGAGAGGGCTCCCGTGCATGCAGACCGTCCGGACGTCGCAGAGAGTCCGGAACTCCGCAAGTTCCCGGGCGAAAAGGTCGATCGCCTTCTTGTAATCGCCGCCTGCCTTCGCGAGCACCTCGTAGTGGTAGCCGACCTCGTGACCCAGGGAGTGGACCTGCCTAATGATCTCGGGGACGAAGGTCGCGGGGTACCGGAAGTAGTAGGTGGCGGCAACGCCGAGGCTTGCTTCGAGTTCAGCCATCTTCAGGGCGTTCACCGGCCTTCGGTCGACATCGTGCCTGAGTACTGCACGCTGCATATTCCGGCAGTTTCCAGTAAGGCAGCCCCTGACGGTTAGGGTTGTATAACCGGCGTCAAGGATCGCTCGGATAAGATCCCCATATTTCTCGAGTGTAAAGTCCCGCACCAATCAGTACCACCCGCCGTTTTTCTCTGCCTGCATGTCAAACAGCATTGCAAAGAGGAGGAACTGCACCCCCAAGCCGAACATTAGAAGCGTGATAACTGCCGGGACGAATATCGGGTAGCCTTGCACGAACTTATAGTGCAGGGAGTAGACCCCCATGATGATGCTTGTTGCACTGAAAGCAACCCCAAAGAGGTAGAAGAACACAAGCGGATGGAAGTTCATGAAGACGTATTTCGTCTTCAGCCTCCAGAGGAAGTCCTTCAGAAGGAGGCGCGAGAGCCTCACAATATACCGGCCGTACCTGATCCCGGATCGTTCGGGCCCGTAGCGGGCAGGGTGGGGGACATTCTTCACATGGAACCCATAGACGTTGAGCCTGACCAGAAGGTCGTTACAGTAGCCATACCGTGGATAGATAGCGTCAAGCGGGATCGTCTCCAGCGCCCGCAGGGAGATGGCCGTGTAGCCGTTCTGCGGGTCCATCAGTTGCCAGTA is a window of Methanoculleus sp. 7T DNA encoding:
- a CDS encoding polysaccharide deacetylase family protein, which gives rise to MRDFTLEKYGDLIRAILDAGYTTLTVRGCLTGNCRNMQRAVLRHDVDRRPVNALKMAELEASLGVAATYYFRYPATFVPEIIRQVHSLGHEVGYHYEVLAKAGGDYKKAIDLFARELAEFRTLCDVRTVCMHGSPLSRYDNRDLWKGYDFRDFGIEGEAYLSMAGKNLRYLTDTGRTWSGKHSLRDMMPDAEPVPVETTDDLVDWIESSGEEGLYLTVHPERWAVGEIEWVAGGVKDLLMNAGKMGVLAVMSISK
- a CDS encoding glycosyltransferase family 2 protein, which translates into the protein MYREHRIAAVVPAYNEELLIGPTLDTMPEFVDRIYVVDDCSTDQTAARVAERAARDPRVVSIRHEENRGVGAAIVTGYEAALTDGLDVVAVMAGDNQMDPMFLPKLLDPIVDGKADYAVGNRLINPEFRKGMSRWRFMGNAVLTLLTKIASGYWQLMDPQNGYTAISLRALETIPLDAIYPRYGYCNDLLVRLNVYGFHVKNVPHPARYGPERSGIRYGRYIVRLSRLLLKDFLWRLKTKYVFMNFHPLVFFYLFGVAFSATSIIMGVYSLHYKFVQGYPIFVPAVITLLMFGLGVQFLLFAMLFDMQAEKNGGWY